The window TTATGCTATAGAACATATAAAAAGAAACGATCACAACCCTAGTTACCTTAGCTCTGTAGAGTTTAAACCTCAACAATTACATCTATCTAGCGATATTAATGAGATAGTTAACCTAGCAGATCTTTGCATATTTGCGATACCTAGTGCTTTTGTCTACACTGAATTAAAAGAACTAACGGTTGACTTAAAAGATAAAATCATCTTTAGTGCCATTAAAGGAATTGTTCCAGAAACAGGTAAGATCGTTGGAGAGCATTTTCATGATGAATATGATCTTGATTTTAACAATATAGGAGTTCTCACTGGACCTTGTCATGCCGAAGAAGTTGCTTTAGAGAGATTATCTTATTTAACTATCGCTTGTGCTGACGAGGAAAAAGCAAAATTTCTAGCCGATAGAGTAAGTAGTGATTACATCAATTGTAAAATAAGTGACGACATCATCGGGACAGAATATGCTGCAATGTTGAAAAACATTTACGCAATTGCCGCAGGTATTGCTCACGGTTTAGGATACGGAGATAACTTCCAAAGTGTGTTAATGAGCAACGCGATAAGAGAAATGAAGCGTTTCATTAAAAAAGTACACAAAATGAAGCGTAATATTAATGACAGCGCTTACTTAGGAGATTTACTAGTAACTGGTTATTCCGGCTTCTCACGTAATAGAATGTTTGGTAACATGTTAGGTAAAGGATACACCGTAAGAAGTGCCCAGATGGAAATGAGCATGGTTGCTGAAGGTTACTACGCCACAAAAAGCGCTTTTAAAATTAATGAAGAAAAAGGAGCTAAAACTCCTATTTTAGATGCGGTTTATAGCATCTTATACGATAATAAAAATCCTAAAAAGGTATTTAAAAAACTAGCTGAAAAGCTGGACTAAAACTTAAAAATAGATATGTCAAATATTGCAAGCAGCTTCGGGATGGATCAGGCTTTAAAACAACTAGGTATCAAAGATGTAAATCACGGTACTTCAACAGGTAATCACCATTTTGGTAGTGGAGAAGAAATTGCTTCTTACTCACCAGTAGATGGTCAACTAATAGGTAAAGTAACAACCACTACCCAAGCAGACTATGATCAGGTAATGGAAAAAGCTCAAGCAGCTTTTATAGAATGGAGAACTATGCCTGC is drawn from Nonlabens dokdonensis DSW-6 and contains these coding sequences:
- a CDS encoding NAD(P)H-dependent glycerol-3-phosphate dehydrogenase, with protein sequence MDQTKKIAVIGGGSWATAIVKMLTENLDTVYWYMRSDYAIEHIKRNDHNPSYLSSVEFKPQQLHLSSDINEIVNLADLCIFAIPSAFVYTELKELTVDLKDKIIFSAIKGIVPETGKIVGEHFHDEYDLDFNNIGVLTGPCHAEEVALERLSYLTIACADEEKAKFLADRVSSDYINCKISDDIIGTEYAAMLKNIYAIAAGIAHGLGYGDNFQSVLMSNAIREMKRFIKKVHKMKRNINDSAYLGDLLVTGYSGFSRNRMFGNMLGKGYTVRSAQMEMSMVAEGYYATKSAFKINEEKGAKTPILDAVYSILYDNKNPKKVFKKLAEKLD